From a single Anabas testudineus chromosome 5, fAnaTes1.2, whole genome shotgun sequence genomic region:
- the gdf5 gene encoding growth/differentiation factor 5 — MKVVKRLCLLLSCWTLLYLHPVLGSLSRTRPTELHHRRGEAVGRAAGGVEGEQGHRRTGGGAAGKQPAAGTGLWNPALVSPARITRIRAGPPLIKGETASVKSKVGASPPPSEAVSVNRAQLPRDRAVGLGRKEAVRSWPLGGEAPTKAHAPAPAAFSAHADGKGVRTAAVGGGGGGSSGRNFGKVASSAMSAAASVRTGPPQRAAGAQQQQSAAPAAQRAANYKTPKVNEREEQHKQPLVTPHDYMLSLYWSLSTGDLNSSALHEAGLANTITSFVDKGQDERGPQLRRQRYHFNISSLERDGLLGAELRILRKRLSDPRKASVGTADGGGGGGGVLSPCLKLYTCGSGKQKPALLQVKTTEDLVSGFSSKWEVFDVWKIFKGFRTQQNQLSQQLCFELEALEHRGGRPMDLRTLGFARPGRTNKEKAFFLAFGRSKKRDLFYNEIKARSGHDNKTVYEYLFTQRRMRRAPPARGGKKSLQQLNTLPQHQIVKAKARCNRKHLHVNFKEMGWDDWIIAPLEYDAYHCDGVCDFPIRAHLEPTNHAIIQTLINSMDPGSTPPTCCVPTKLTPISILYIDSSNNVVYKQYEDMVVEACGCR; from the exons ATGAAAGTCGTGAAGcgtctctgtctcctgctgagCTGCTGGACTCTCCTTTACCTGCACCCAGTCCTCGGTTCACTCAGCCGGACCAGACCGACCGAGCTCCACCACCGGCGTGGGGAGGCGGTGGGACGCGCGGCAGGCGGAGTAGAAGGAGAGCAAGGCCACCGACGAACCGGCGGAGGAGCTGCAGGCAAACAACCGGCCGCCGGTACCGGACTGTGGAACCCCGCACTGGTGAGTCCGGCGAGAATCACGCGTATCCGCGCAGGTCCGCCGCTGATCAAGGGCGAGACGGCTTCAGTCAAAAGCAAAGTCGGTGCCTCACCACCGCCGAGCGAGGCGGTGTCGGTGAACCGCGCACAGCTGCCACGGGACAGAGCGGTCGGCCTGGGGCGCAAAGAGGCTGTGCGCTCCTGGCCGCTCGGCGGGGAGGCCCCCACGAAAGCGCACGCTCCCGCTCCCGCCGCCTTCAGCGCACATGCAGATGGAAAAGGAGTCAGGACAGCAGCCGTGGGGGGTGGAGGCGGTGGTTCATCGGGGAGAAACTTTGGAAAAGTTGCTTCTAGTGCAATGAGTGCAGCTGCTTCCGTGCGCACCGGACCCCCCCAAAGAGCCGCCGgtgcgcagcagcagcagagcgcGGCTCCTGCGGCGCAGAGAGCGGCCAACTATAAAACCCCGAAGGTGAACGAGCGGGAGGAGCAGCACAAGCAGCCGCTGGTGACTCCTCACGACTACATGCTGTCGCTGTACTGGTCCCTGTCCACCGGGGACCTGAACAGCAGCGCCCTGCACGAGGCGGGTCTGGCCAACACCATCACCAGCTTCGTGGATAAAGGACAAG acgAGCGTGGGCCCCAGCTGAGACGACAGAGGTATCACTTCAACATCAGCTCCCTGGAGAGAGACGGGCTCCTGGGGGCTGAATTACGCATCCTGAGGAAGCGCCTGTCTGACCCCCGCAAAGCCTCAGTGGGAACAGCtgacggaggaggaggaggaggaggagtcctGTCACCGTGCCTGAAGCTGTACACCTGTGGTTCAGGTAAACAGAAGCCTGCTCTGCTCCAGGTAAAGACCACGGAGGACCTGGTCAGTGGATTCAGCAGCAAGTGGGAAGTTTTTGATGTGTGGAAAATCTTCAAGGGTTTCAGAACCCAACAGAACCAACTGTCCCAGCAGCTGTGCTTTGAACTGGAGGCCCTGGAGCACAGGGGCGGTCGGCCCATGGACCTGCGTACTCTGGGATTCGCCCGACCCGGCAGGACCAACAAGGAAAAGGCTTTCTTCTTGGCGTTTGGCAGAAGCAAGAAGCGCGACCTCTTCTACAACGAGATCAAAGCTCGATCGGGTCACGACAACAAGACCGTCTATGAATATCTGTTCACCCAGAGACGAATGCGCCGAGCTCCTCCTGCAAGGGGGGGTAAGaagtctctgcagcagctgaacaccCTCCCCCAGCACCAGATAGTGAAGGCGAAGGCGCGCTGCAACCGGAAACACCTGCATGTGAACTTCAAGGAGATGGGCTGGGACGACTGGATCATTGCGCCGCTGGAGTACGACGCATATCACTGCGACGGCGTCTGCGACTTCCCTATCCGAGCGCATCTCGAACCCACCAACCACGCCATCATTCAGACTCTGATCAACTCCATGGACCCTGGGTCGACACCACCCACCTGTTGTGTCCCCACAAAACTCACCCCAATCAGCATCCTCTACATAGACTCCTCCAACAATGTGGTGTACAAGCAGTATGAGGACATGGTGGTGGAGGCGTGTGGCTGCAGGTAG